The DNA sequence cgtgtcgattctacattagccgaaggaacttcgttcctacctggtgtcccacgacaccacattttaattttattatttaatataattcatactaaatattattaaattattaacgttaagtatttattattaactatttaaaattaaaaaaaaatatatatatatatataaataaagtataacttcttacgcgcgtaagtacacgcacccttttttttattatttttgttattcttttattatttttataaacatgtCCACTTTCCATTTCTCTCACCATTTTGCCGTAAAATTAAGAACCTATCAAGTTATTTCTAGTTAGGTAGTAGACTCGACTTAAAAACACGATAGCTAGGATAGGCCGAAAGATTGCGAGGTTGAAGTGACAGTGGGCTCATAGTACtatgaatttagttttttttatagattcaaATGTGTCATAATGGTAACTTAATGATCGCTAAGTACCTACCTGTGAAGGTACCTCGGactcttccaaaaagtccattataccctaataaatttctttttttactaAAAGCTTTTCGTATTCTGGTATAATTCACTTTTCAATAAACCAACAGTGGCttagtttttttatgattgctgGTGGCCCGCAGGATTGTGCAGttacaccaggacaggtgggcgagcaagggctcagtcagGAAGGGCAAGTGTTTGGTCTTTATTCCAGAAGATTTGGGCATTTAGGCTATATTCCTTTTGCTCCTGTCATGGATGATGGCGTGATAACTGACAATTGTTTGTCAGGCAACTGTCAATTTTCTCATCAATAGGTACCATAAATCTATTAGGTAGGTACGGTATGTACCTACTGGTATATACATATACtggtatgtacctacatattaaaGATTATtccaaatattaagtgtaattATCTATGGAAGgtggctgtatgggcttagatccctttgcctttcctaataaggaaaaattgtacaaaaaaaatatctatgaaaTATCTACCCACCCTGTGTAGTAATGTGTATTTTCTATGGTCGGAATTAAACGACTGACCTTATTTATGTTGTACCAAATTTAAATGAAGGATAGAAAGAACTACGAGCAACACTGattaatactaatatatatattttaggtaGTACCTACAGAGAAAATGAAACGATGCGAAAATTTATTCCCTAATAAGCAGGGTTTTATCATTTTTGCTctgtatataattttatttgtatttcaaggtatgtttaaaaataaccgAAAAAATCTGTTTAGGCTTAGCTTTGATCGTTCCAAAATACATCAGCATTGAATCCACCTttaatactttaatatttttgctTAACTAGTCAAGGAATCATgtccaataaaatttaatagtttcATATAAATCGAGCCTTATCATAACTGTTAAGgcaaatagaataaatatattCACGATTTCTAGAATGAGCTTTTTggtcatgaaaataaaattttcaggtGTATTTGTAACTGCATCAAAAACAGAAAATGGAGGCTATGATTATAATACAACCCTAGTTGTATTCTTGTCAGAATTACTAAAACTAATAGTTTCTGCTATCTTATACACTCTAGGGAGGGAGTAAGTAGCTTTTTGATTTTTCTTTGCAATATATCTAATAAAAACTTTAGTACCTGCTTCATAAACATAATGAAAATTTCGAGTGCAATTAACTCTTATTCACAGGTATTCAGaggtattattgttattaaaactaaatcctatttaaaggcttaattgataatattattttggtcttttacattctgttttaattacataatctttcaatcatgaagacttcaataataataattattatttttcagaaaCAAACCACACATTTTCAAAGCAAtcgcaataaattataatttgttgttgttatatttCATTCCTTCTTTGTTATATTGCTTTTATAACAATTTGGCATTTATCAACTTATCACATTATGATCCTACTTCGTATTATATTCTACTTCAGTTCAGGGTTGTTCTGACAGCATTACTTTTTCAGGTAATTGGTTATATTGTAGCTGTTTAATTCTTAATTTGTctgttaaaataatgaaaacataaacttcataaattttttttagtttttatttaagaaagatTTGACATTCATACAATGGATATCCTTGGGAATTTTAACAATAGGATGCATGATCAAGAACTTTGATGCATCAACGGTGAACTCCAAAGAAGATGGCAACGCTTGGTCACAagtactaaatatttatttcttatcaATAAATTTTCAGAACTTTTGTTCTTGTTTAGCTGGTACATTTAATGAGTACTTATTGAAGAAACAAGGATCACACGTCAACATATTTTTACAGaatgtttttatgtatttagaCTCAGTTCtgtgtaattttattgtattattattgaaaGGTGAATTAGGGGCAATATTTGAAGATTTCAATTCTTTATATGACATCTTTGTGATCCTTATAATTGTGAATAGTGCTATAGTAGGGATAGTAACGAGTttcttcttaaaaaaattaaactctattttaaaaacatatgcAAGCGCATTAGAACTAATAATAACAGCTGTTGTGTGTTACATACTTTTTAATATACCAATTACATGGTTTACCATTGTTTCAATTTGTTTAGTGAGTGTGGCTGtagttatgtattttaaaaatccAGTTAATAATGTAGTTTCTAAGTCGTTAGACGCAAAAGATTCAACACTTTTAGAAGTCACCAGTGATTAGTTCTTTCGAAGAACTATTGAATATAAGAAAATAATCTCAAAAGATATGTActgattatatttaatttgttatgtttttaaaaaggataATTATGTGAAGGATGTAATGATCATAAACTTTTTATTGTCAAGTTAAAAGATCTCAACAATACAAaagcataaatttaaaataatcaacAATGTTGACTTGACTATGATTATAACTtgatattaaagtttttaagaAATTTGGCCAAAGATGTATGTTAAGTCCCTTCATGATAtaacatataattattaaaacaagtATTTAAACACAAAGGATAATGTAAAAGTTAGGatatgacttttatttatttgtaatttataagTTTTTGATGATATGAAAATCCAGGTTCACTCTTAGTTTAAAAGGAAGCagtgttttcaataaaatttacatagatGATACTGAAATCTCAGCAATATCTATGTGGTGCATTGTTATTACACTGGTAGACAGCATTTTTGCGCGTGGGCTGTGTATAGCCTCATTTTATTGCTTCTATAGCTAGGAATAAAACTAAGAAGtagttttaaatttcattgtgtgaaaataatgcaaaaaaacaactacataaaaatacaacaaatttGGTTCT is a window from the Bombyx mori chromosome 12, ASM3026992v2 genome containing:
- the LOC101746996 gene encoding UDP-galactose transporter senju, which gives rise to MKRCENLFPNKQGFIIFALYIILFVFQGVFVTASKTENGGYDYNTTLVVFLSELLKLIVSAILYTLGRENKPHIFKAIAINYNLLLLYFIPSLLYCFYNNLAFINLSHYDPTSYYILLQFRVVLTALLFQFLFKKDLTFIQWISLGILTIGCMIKNFDASTVNSKEDGNAWSQVLNIYFLSINFQNFCSCLAGTFNEYLLKKQGSHVNIFLQNVFMYLDSVLCNFIVLLLKGELGAIFEDFNSLYDIFVILIIVNSAIVGIVTSFFLKKLNSILKTYASALELIITAVVCYILFNIPITWFTIVSICLVSVAVVMYFKNPVNNVVSKSLDAKDSTLLEVTSD